The genomic DNA tgattgaaaaTTGGTAGTTTggcaatttaatgcaaagttcaaaatattccaatttcaaaatagagtccagaataaacaatgcacacattcctggcactaaattaacatttcctctgttcattagttatgttttcaggctttacaaatgaattccatttttattttttatttacataatgaatttttattcaaaccagaaaatggaagatttactgttatgcaatattataataattgtataaataatatcaccacatatgtgaatgtatattagacccaccagctggcgtgtattagacgtgtgaggtcgtttgtttactcttgaacatcagcaaaaatttaacgtatctgctactttgagctcacttTCAAGCCATTTTTagtaataaaaccaatcaaaatcatctctatttctgtaatatatcttccattctatcaactgagaccaagaaatcgcaaatacaactataaaaacatatgaaaaaacactacaaacttgctgttttaatcgaaaattatggtctcagttttttctctcattatgcactgtgtgctgcaggatttgttttatgtggtgcacacataccacatagatatattctctcatatctaggcccaaatttaccactcacaactcataagagtgagctgagctcatggcgtagatctacggtttgaacCCTCAACGTAAACCGGTAGATcaacggcacggaccctgaaagggttaataattgaGTAAAATACATATTGAATAATTTGAAGTTTGTCTATACTTAAGTAGTCtttaagtattaggttaagtctgcccgaaatgcctcgacATGATAACAACTTTCTATGTACcgatcaaattatgaaatgtaaacacatattGTAACCTTTGTTTGTTGTTAGAGCTCTCCCTGATTAACCTGGTATCTTAAAATATTACACTGCAAAAAAAGACATAACTTACATAAAAAAAACAGTTGAGTAAAGGTTACATGAGTGAATGATAAACAAAGTTAAGCTCTGGCTGTTGTGGGTGAGAGGTCACTACAGACAGAACAACGTTAAGCTCCGGCAGTAGTGGGTGAAAGGTTACAACAGACATACATGAGGATTATTTACCAGGAATAGTAGGCTATGAAGAGGCAGTATTAGTAGGCTGTAAAAAGGCAGTATTAGTAGGCTGTGAAAAAGCAGTATTAGAAGGCTGTGAGGAAGAAGTATTAGTGGCTGTGAGGCAGAATCAGCAGGCTGTGAGAGGGCAGTATTCATAggctgtgtgatgtcaccatggttgttcaatatatttatagatggggttgtaagagaagtgaattctCAAGTAttggcaagaggtttggggttaaaagataaagaatctaacacaaaatggaAGTTATCACAGTTTCTCTTTACTGatgcactgtgcttttgggagattctgaagagaagttgcagaggttggtggatgagtttggttgggtaagtaaaagaaggaaattaaaagtgaacataggaaagtcAGATGattaggataacaaaaaatttaggtaatgaaagattggatatcagattggaatgagtatggaggaagtgaatgtattcagatatttgggagtggacatgttagcagatgggtctatgaaagatgaggagattcatagaattgacgaagggaaaagggtgagtggtgcactgagtagtctgtggagacaaagaactttatccatggaagcaaagaggggaatgtgtgagagtatatataggtataccaatgctcttatatgcatgtgaagcatgggtggtgaatgttacaacaaggagaaggttggaggcagtggagatgtctgaaggcaatgtgcagtgtgaatataatagagagaatccgtagtttggaaattaggaggaggtgcagggttaccaAAAGTGTTAaccaaagggctgaggaggggttgctgaggtggtttggaatgacacagaatgacttgaagagcatataaatctatggTAGAAGGAATgcatagaaaaggttggagggagggggtaaaagaggttttttgTGCGAGGAACTTGGACTTCCACTAAGCATTCATGAGCATGTTACATAGGAGCAAGTGGAGACAAttgttttttatgacttgacgtgctattggagtgtgagctggtTAACATATGTGAAGAGATTCAGAGaaacggcaggccggacttgagtcctggaggtgggaagtacggtgcctgcactctgaaggaagggtgctgatgttgcagttttataactgtaacaTAAGTGTGCCtctggagagacagtgatggagtgaatgatgatgaaagtgtttcttcttttatgggtcaccttgccttgatgGAAAATGGCCgatgttttaacccttttagggtccgtcccgtagatctacggctttacgttcagggtccaaaccgtagatctatgccatgagctcagctcactctgataaactgtgagtggtaaatttgggcctggatatgagagaatacatctatgtggtatgtgtgcaccacataaaacaaatcctgcagcacactgtataatgagagaaaaaaaaaaagagaccgtGATTtccgattaaaacagcgactttgcagtgttttttcctatgttttttatagttgtatttgcaatttcttggtctcatttgatagaatggaagacatattacagaaacagagatgattttgattggttttagcattgtaaatggcttgaaactgagctcaaagtaacggaaatcttaaatttttgccgatgttctagagtaaacaaacgacctcacacttctaatacacgccagctggtgggtctaatatacattcacaaatgtggtgatgatatttatacaattattacaatattgcataacagtaaatcttctattttttggtatgaataataattcattgtgaataaaaaatcaaaatggaatttatttgtaaagcctcaaaacgtaactaacgaacagaggaaatgttagtttagtgccaggaatacccacactgtttattctggactctattttaaaattggaatattttgaattttgtgttaaattggccaaattaccaatttccgatcactttattttgtagttgaaacagttgacttgacaatttcttgtgctcaattgatagaatagaagtaatactagtgaaatagctaaaaatttggctgactggaataatgtaattggcctaaaatgggagtcaaatttggaaaaatcgccgattcgtaataTCGCTGTTacgtcaaaattcgcgagagcataatttcgtcaaatttCCATCAAAtgttgtactttttgttttattaccttcacaaaaagattctctaccatttcataaaaaaaaaatttttttttgaaaattcttggacactggggcaccacttcagattttggtcttggaccctgaaagggttaatataaaaatttaagtTTTCCTAGATTTTTTCTAACTCCACCACACCAAATACCATGGCATTACTGTTGTTAGCTATGGTATCACTGTTGTTAACTATGGTATCACTGTTGTTAGCTATGGTAGAATGACTGGTGTAGAAAGTTTACTGGAAAAGTATTTGGCGTCTTTTTTGTATATTGGgatcactgacaactctacaatTTTTATGTATTTCCATAAAAAAACACTGCACACTTTTCATATTTCCACAAAAAATTTCTAGTTTCTCACTCCACCACACTGAATACTCTGGTGTCACTGTTATTAGCTATGGTAGAAAGGTTTGTCAGAAGAATATTTAGTTTTCTGTTGTTTatactgtgttcactaacaactctacaaTTTTTATCTTATTTCCACAAATTGTATATGTTTCATATTTCCACAAAATTGTACTCTATGGTATCACTAAGACTGAGGTAGACTAGCAGTTTGTGGGAAGATTACCAAAGATGAACTGGCTTGCGTGGTAGTATCATGGCGACTGCTTGCAACTGTTTACAATTCGAGTTACCTGCTAGGCCTATCACTTCCCTCTAGTTTAACACCACAATAATTATACACAATGGTACCATTATGGTAAACACTATTATACCATGTACTGCACTCTATTATCAGAGAGCCTCTTTTTCCTATCACAGTATTTGATACTACCTAATAtgtttgatgagtttcgagtctcaCAACTCTTGGAGCCCAGCCATGGACCAGgcttgcttgcctggtcaaccaggctgttgctgctggaggcccactgctccatatatgcaccacagcctggttgatctggcacctggtggatACTtcaccagtttcctcttgaaggcttctacacttattCTCGTCTTGTttctgatacagtgttctcttattattTATTTACTTGCACATGGCACTTTAGGCCTATGAATTCCCATCATAAATGTATAGCACGACTTCCTTTTCGTTGGCTCAGCAGCTACTATTATTTGCTAGATTAGTTATAAGCACTGGAGAGATATACTTTATAAGTACAATGACACAGTTCTATGCTTCTAGCACAAGAATACTCTACGATAATCACAAAAACTACAAAGCTACATGGGATGGTGTAGTACTTATAAGTGAAGTTAAGATACATTAATCATTAACATGTTTTATCTTCTGTATGTGCTAGCATATGTGTCACAAAATTACCTCTTACACTAAAACATTTCGAACACtttgaacactgaaatggtttatctcctgaATGTACTCGCATATGTGTCATAAGATTGCCTTtttgactaaaacatttcagacactctgaacaacgaaatggtttatctcctgtatgtactcgcatATGTGTCACAAGGCTGCTTTTTACATTAAAACATTTCGAACACTCTGAACAAtgaaatggtttatctcctgtatgtacccGCATGTGTGTCACAAGACTACTTTTTATACTAAAACATTTTGAACACTCTGAACACTtaaatggtttatctcctgtatgtactcgcaCATGTGTCACTAGACTGCTTTTTACACTAAAGCATTTCGAACACTCTGAACATTTAAATGGTTTATCTCCCGTATGTATTCGCATATGTTTCACAAGATGGCCTTTTTcggtaaaacatttcagacactctgaacactgaaatgtttTATCTCCCGTATGTACTCGCATATGTATCACAAGCCTGCCTTTctgactaaaacatttcagacactctgaacactgaaaagGTTTAACTCCTGTATGTCCCTGCATATGTTTCACAAGACTGCCTTTTTCAGTAAAACATTttggacactctgaacactggaagggtttatctcctgtatgtactcgcatatgtttcacaagatggcttttttcagtaaagcatttcggacactctgaacactggaaGGGTTTATCTCCCGTATGCACTCTCATGTGTGTCACAAAACTGCTttttacactaaaacatttcaaacACTCGGAACATTGAAATGGTTTATGTCCTGTATGTATTCGCATATGTCTCACAAGATTGCCTTTTTCAGTAAAACATTTCAAACACTCtgaacaaggaaatggtttatctccggtatgtactctcatgtgtttcacaagactgcctttctcagtaaaacatttcagacacactgaacactgaaatggtttatctccGGTATGTATTCGCATGTGTGTCACAAGACTGCTTTTTTGACTAAAATTTTTcatacactctgaacactgatatggtttatctcctttATGTTTTCTCATATTTTTCAAAAGATGGTAtttcattttaaaatattttagtcATTCAACagtgttatcactaatcttcctTATATACTATCATGCGTATTTCAAGATTTATTTTTTGGTCAGCTTTTTTTGATACTGAACACTCACAGTTTTCCTCATGAATATATTACGATGTTCTGTTTTGTTTTAGGCAAAACTACCAAATTACTATTTTCTCTTTGTTCTTAAACAATGATTTTTATGAAAATTCTTAACTACAGTAATATTAACTTGAATTTTTCTATGAACTGCTATGCAGTTTTTAGATAGAATTACAAATATCAAAAGCAAAATTGTGTGATTAGAAATACTTAGCTAGTTAAAAATTCACAAAAATAACAGATGTTGCCCTTCTTTTAGTATTGAAGATAGTGTCTGGGAAGACACAACCTGGTTGTGTTGCACAAAATATTTCTGCAGTAACACTTGTTGTTCAAGACACACTGATACTTCTTGTAGTACTGAAGATAATGTTTGGGAAGACACAACCTAGTTGTGTTCTATAAAATATTTATGCAGTAACACTTGTTGTTCAAGACACACTGATGCTTCTTAAAGTGCTGAAGATAGTATCTGGGAAGATACAACCTGGTTGTGTTGcacaaaatacttctgcaataGAAACATGAGTCAGTATAGTACAATATTCCACCATTACGGATACAATATATGTATTGAgctaaagtttttttttatattatcacacGTTTCACTAAATAAAAGCCACTTCTATTTTTTGAAAAACTAAAAAAAGTTAAGAAATATTTAGGCATAGTGTATACAGTAGACCATTGATTAACACATGTTCCTTTACCATGTTTTCTCCATTACACTATTTCAAAACTGTAGCATATTTTTGACTAACACTTCATAAAATTCGACTAACACAATTCTGCTTCTGGGTGGGTAAAATATGGGAATGCTT from Cherax quadricarinatus isolate ZL_2023a unplaced genomic scaffold, ASM3850222v1 Contig1276, whole genome shotgun sequence includes the following:
- the LOC128701478 gene encoding zinc finger protein 84-like, with amino-acid sequence MKYHLLKNMRKHKGDKPYQCSECMKNFSQKSSLVTHMRIHTGDKPFQCSVCLKCFTEKGSLVKHMRVHTGDKPFPCSECLKCFTEKGNLVRHMRIHTGHKPFQCSECLKCFSVKSSFVTHMRVHTGDKPFQCSECPKCFTEKSHLVKHMRVHTGDKPFQCSECPKCFTEKGSLVKHMQGHTGVKPFQCSECLKCFSQKGRLVIHMRVHTGDKTFQCSECLKCFTEKGHLVKHMRIHTGDKPFKCSECSKCFSVKSSLVTHVRVHTGDKPFKCSECSKCFSIKSSLVTHMRVHTGDKPFHCSECSKCFNVKSSLVTHMRVHTGDKPFRCSECLKCFSQKGNLMTHMRVHSGDKPFQCSKCSKCFSVRGNFVTHMLAHTEDKTC